In Triplophysa rosa linkage group LG18, Trosa_1v2, whole genome shotgun sequence, a genomic segment contains:
- the ctbp2l gene encoding C-terminal binding protein 2, like — translation MAVRGTIPPPDYYPFDIALSAQPPEDLQGFYKGSTHMLSRSGSHYGLATGGVRSAWDQGQARATTPGPVAGPPPPPPPPPPPSAHEISRLYRDSLAVKIISDNQRARSRAASPACFGIESAPSRYLAETGHSAYGDVNGLPLESCQPPSTCIVMDPTAPVMDGNLSRGTPAYGSMATQRMPYDPAYDPNLSMAPGAGTMPVHHPSAAVSADPKRSVDPGFLALLRSEGLSESTITLLLQQGFDSTGMLAVMEDHDIRSVVPNLGQARMLSRLVLSCKTGTSSGAAVLRGRSNSFSHRSDLYVQPQALSVDGHPVQQPPTALQSASLRMGEFLGRRPCSAPSQHLLETATYPTARPLGGLPVSPGGYGGGLPQTRPLSMYTNSHTGLAASAQQQPVAPKTFSGTYTPMELMKRPVNLPPLSPAHSPHHSPQLLRNGGAPVEAGVLQVSSALQTHTLNPNNMLSRRTGPPVIVSTMASPDTSNRSQIMNGPLHPRPLVALLDGRDCTVEMPILKDLATVAFCDAQSTQEIHEKVLNEAVGALMYHTITLTREDLEKFKALRIVIRIGSGYDNIDIKAAGELGIAVCNIPSAAVEESADSTLCHVLNLYRRNTWLYQALREGTRVQSVEHIREVASGAARIRGETLGLIGFGRTGQAVAVRAKVFGFNVIFYDPYLQDGLERSLGVQRVYTLQDLLYQSDCVSLHCNLNEHNHHLINDFTIKQMRQGAFLVNTARGGLVDEKALTQALKEGRIRGAALDVHEIEPFSFSQGALKDAPNLICTPHTAWYSEQASLEMREAAATEIRRAITGRIPDSLRNCVNKEFFITSGTWGVIEQQGVHPELNGASYSQVNQSLQAITTGFAPQDKLNA, via the exons CTACTCCAGGTCCTGTGGCCGGTCCTCCCCCCCCTCCGCCTCCTCCTCCCCCGCCCTCGGCTCATGAGATCAGCCGCTTGTACAGGGATTCTCTGGCTGTCAAGATAATTTCAGATAATCAGCGTGCTCGCAGTAGAGCCGCCTCGCCCGCCTGCTTCGGCATCGAGTCCGCCCCGTCCAGGTATCTGGCCGAGACGGGTCATTCTGCATACGGCGACGTCAACGGCCTCCCCCTGGAGTCCTGTCAGCCGCCCTCCACCTGTATAGTGATGGACCCCACGGCTCCGGTCATGGATGGGAATCTCTCCCGAGGGACTCCGGCTTACGGCTCCATGGCGACGCAGAGGATGCCCTACGACCCCGCTTACGACCCCAACTTGTCGATGGCGCCAGGTGCGGGGACGATGCCGGTCCACCACCCTTCGGCGGCTGTTTCGGCAGACCCGAAGAGAAGCGTGGATCCAGGGTTCCTGGCTCTCCTGCGCTCGGAGGGACTGTCGGAGAGCACCATTACTCTGCTCCTGCAGCAGGGCTTTGACTCTACTGGCATGCTGGCTGTGATGGAAGACCACGACATCCGCTCGGTGGTGCCCAACTTGGGACAGGCGCGCATGCTGTCTCGACTGGTCCTCAGCTGTAAGACGGGCACGAGCAGTGGCGCCGCCGTCCTGAGGGGTCGCTCTAACAGCTTCAGCCACCGCAGCGACCTGTACGTGCAGCCTCAGGCCCTCAGCGTGGACGGTCACCCGGTGCAGCAGCCGCCCACTGCCCTGCAGTCCGCCTCTCTGAGAATGGGCGAGTTTCTGGGCCGCCGGCCGTGCAGCGCTCCTTCTCAGCATCTGCTGGAAACCGCCACGTACCCGACGGCGCGTCCGCTCGGGGGACTTCCCGTCAGTCCTGGCGGTTACGGTGGGGGGTTGCCGCAGACGCGCCCCCTCTCCATGTACACCAACTCCCACACTGGCCTCGCCGCGTCCGCTCAACAGCAGCCCGTGGCGCCCAAGACCTTCTCTGGCACCTACACGCCCATGGAGCTGATGAAGCGTCCTGTGAATCTTCCTCCTCTGTCTCCAGCTCACAGTCCTCATCACAGTCCTCAGTTACTGCGGAACGGAGGCGCTCCTGTGGAGGCTGGCGTTCTTCAGGTCTCTTCTGCCCTGCAGACTCACACCCTCAATCCAAACAACATGCTGAGCCGTCGAACCGGACCGCCCGTCATTGTGTCCACCATGGCTTCTCCTGACACAA gtaaTAGATCTCAGATCATGAACGGTCCTCTTCATCCTCGTCCTCTGGTGGCTCTGTTAGATGGTCGGGACTGTACGGTGGAGATGCCCATCCTGAAAGATCTCGCCACTGTCGCCTTCTGTGACGCACAATCCACACAAGAGATTCACGAgaag gTGTTAAATGAGGCTGTTGGTGCGCTGATGTATCACACGATCACTCTGACACGAGAAGATCTGGAGAAGTTTAAAGCGCTCAGAATCGTCATACGGATCGGCAGCGGATACGATAACATCGACATCAAAGCTGCAGGAGAGCTCG gtatCGCGGTGTGTAACATTCCGTCGGCAGCAGTGGAGGAGAGTGCAGATTCCACTCTGTGTCACGTGTTGAATTTGTACCGGAGGAACACGTGGTTGTATCAGGCGCTGCGGGAGGGCACACGTGTGCAGAGCGTCGAGCACATCCGTGAGGTGGCGTCAGGAGCCGCTCGTATCCGTGGAGAAACACTCGGACTCATCGGCTTCG GTCGCACGGGTCAGGCTGTGGCTGTGAGAGCTAAAGTGTTCGGCTTCAATGTGATCTTCTATGACCCGTATCTACAGGACGGTCTGGAGAGATCTCTGGGTGTTCAGCGTGTGTACACACTGCAGGATCTGCTGTATCAGAGCGATTGTGTGTCTCTGCACTGTAACCTGAACGAACACAATCATCATCTCATCAATGACTTCACCATCAAACAg atgcGTCAGGGGGCGTTCCTGGTGAACACAGCGCGGGGGGGTCTGGTGGATGAGAAAGCTCTCACTCAAGCTCTGAAAGAGGGACGAATACGAGGAGCTGCTCTCGATGTGCACGAGATCGAACCCTTCAG tTTTTCTCAGGGAGCTTTGAAAGACGCTCCTAATCTGATCTGTACTCCACACACGGCCTGGTACAGTGAACAAGCGTCTCTAGAGATGAGAGAAGCAGCAGCCACAGAGATACGCCGAGCCATCACAG GTCGTATTCCAGACAGTCTGAGGAACTGTGTGAATAAAGAGTTCTTCATCACCTCGGGCACATGGGGCGTCATCGAGCAGCAGGGGGTTCATCCTGAACTCAACGGAGCTTCATACAG CCAagtcaaccaatcactacaaGCCATCACTACCGGCTTCGCCCCCCAAGACAAACTCAATGCTTGA